TGTCATTTGTTGGATCTATAGAAAGAAATCGACGAATTGTGTACCTTATCTTTTGCAGCGGAAAATCGACGAAATTCTTTTCTTTGAAGAATTGCTCCAAGCCAAACTTGAATCTCAAGGAAACAAGGTAAATGATTCACAAACTAAATATCTTTTGTTAGTGTCTTTTTCAATGAATATcttttggattttcccaaccttgtcaagatttggacgaaatcggagtctttaAGGTGCAGGAAAATCAtgtaacaatcgggtgaattATTTATAAAGTTCATTTTAGACACTCCATGTAATCATGTAAGGTCctgttgtgtcattttgacaatTTCTTTACAATCAGCAAAAATATGTAATGTGTGTGTAATGCACTCGCGAATGACATGTAAAGTGTTTAATTAAATGACGACATTTGTCTTTTGTGCCTAAAATTATtcttaaataatgaattttgagaaaaacaaaaagtagcCAATGAATCGATGACATGCTGCATTTTTGcccacataattaaaaaaacatttaaccaattaacaaaaaatattttgcaaCCTTCTAATTGTCTTCTCCCAAAGTAATTATTTTGCAGAAACGCTGCCCTACCCCACCCCACTTCTCAATCATACACCAACCCTTTTATTATAGAAGAATAAAGCTAAGTCATGAATTCACATTCTTCTTAATCaataacaaaatagtaaaattgaatataaatcattaaatttaactggaaaaaaaaataagaaagcaCTTACAGTGAAAGCAAAGTTTGAAGGCCagtgaagccttgaaggaagagGAAAAATCACATCCACTTCCATATTACAATAGTAAATTCCTCCAAAAAAGAATTTCATGACTATTTCAATATTTAAATCTTGAAATAGgtcttttcttaaaattttaaaacatttgttaTGGATGGAGTTAAGCTTGAAAAATGGAGGCtgaaaatggagaagaagaaaaagaaaaaaaattaaaaattaattaaaaaagcTTTTCAAGCGTAATAAACGAGTGGATCACACTCTCTATGACGTGTTTgtaaaaagtgtcaaaatgacacaaaaaaaatttacgtaagatatttaaaaataaacaaaatctaattaagatgtctaagtgaaaattaaTGTCAACTTTACAGTAATATATGACTTGGGCAAGGAAATTTGCTACAGGAGAGTAGACCCACATGAACATCCACTTGACttcattatttataataatacataaatattttgtcACCTTCTCCTCCCAATTGGCAAAGTTACTCATCCTACTTTTTGGTTTTGTCTAAAAGGGAGTCAAGTagatagagaaaaaataattgtcacAAGAAATTATTTGTGTCATTTTTTCAATGGAAAAATATGCATTTGTAAAgatcaaataaaaaacattatTATTACTCATAATAAGGACACGGTACGAacatttttcatataatttttataacaaaaaaaaaataacaaaaacttcaatttcttctttatttataatataaaaatatataataattgtgTCTCTTAGCAATCAGAAAATTAGGAGACAACATATTCAAGctcataatattaattttattatacgTACTACTTTTCgttcataatattaattttattatacgTACTACTTTTCGTTCATGAAGTCTATATTGGTAAATCATTTCCCTTTCACTGTGCGTTCTTCACGATTCCATTTTCATTAATATCGTTATTAGCATCCACTAATATTTGAATCCTTTGGAGCGCGATCTCCACAGTTTGATCATCGATGTTTGCAAAACAGATTCGGAACCATCCTGCCTCAGGACAATGAAAAGAAGATCCAGGCGAGATGTTGAGCTTCGCGTTGTTTATGATCAATTTCCATAGTAACACCTCAGCATCAAGTGTTGCCTCTTTCAATAGACTCCTCAAATCCACCCAGCAATAAAGCCCAGCATTGCTTTTTAAACACTTAATTCCGATTTTTTCAAGTCCGCTAGTGAATTTCTCGTgccttttccttaacctcttaCCGCTTTCAGTGAGAAATTCTTGTACAAATTCATCGTCAGACAGCATGGAAGCTAAAAAATGTTGTGTCTCATTCAGATCACCAATGTTCGACCTTTTTCTAGCAAAATTAACGACATCATCATTAAACGAATACAGTATTCCCGCTCGAAATCCTGGAAGGCCCATGTCTTTTGAAAGACTAGACACAATATGAACCAAATTTTTATTAACATAAATTCCTTCGTCCTCAATGATTTCAGCGATGCTGACAAATCGTGGAGCATCAAACACGGTGCCAGCATAGATTTCGTCGCAAACAAGGTGGATGCTATGTTTGTTAGTGAAGATCAAGATTTTTTTGAGTGTGTCTCTATCCAAAACGGTGCCTAATGGATTAGAAGGGTTGGTCAAAATCAAgcctttaattttgattttttcttcttgaccTTTTTCATATGCCTCTTTGAGAGCTTCTATAGTAATTTTGAAATTGTTGGAGCAATTGCATGAAATAGGTACAAGTTGTACACCAGTTCTCCAACATAAATCCCTATCGAATCTGTATTAATTTAcgaatataaatcaataatttgcaaaatataaaagatTATTATTACGCGGAATATTATGtaaacatacccagtgtaataaGGTGCGGGGATTAAAAAAGCATCGCCAGGATCGGCCAAACAAGAAATGAGAGTCTCGCTAGCTGCAGTAGCCCCAGCAGTCAATACTATACGTTCAGCATCAAACTTAACATTACCCACTCTTGTTTTCTCCATTAATTTTGCAATCCCCTgcatcaacaaaataaaatatgttttggcTTAGTCTCATATTAGATGTGcattttactaaaaatatttgtcttcTATTACTTGATCACTTACTAAATCAggatagaattattttttttttcctattttaccaCTAAAATTAATATGACCTTTGAAACTTTAAACATTTTTTGAAGATCTAAAttaaagtttcttttttttatgattaagaCGTCTAATTTTGAATAAgcatctgaatattaagatgtacATTAAGATCTAGATATACATATCTGAATAAACATCTAACTATTAAGATGTGGTCCATGGATCTAAACATTGAATGATTAAGACGTTTTGCTTTCAATATctgaataaatattataaaaaattcatttcaacaaaaaaattacttattgattaaaaaataatattttcaatatttatatttgattaaaaaaataagttatatgatatacaaatataaaattatacatatcagtataaaaattattactccctccgtttcaaaaagagtagtctagtttgacttgacacggtgTTTAAacaataaagaagacttttgaatcttgtattcctaaattaaagttatatcaaatgtacaaaattgccctttaatcttgtggtcttaaatatgtTACGTGAAAAGGTGAAACttaaatgttaccaaaaaaaNCATTAAGATCTAGATATACATATCTGAATAAACATCTAACTATTAAGATGTGGTCCATGGATCTAAACATTGAATGATTAAGACGTTTTGCTTTCAATATctgaataaatattataaaaaattcatttcaacaaaaaaattacttattgattaaaaaataatattttcaatatttatatttgattaaaaaataagttatatgatatgcaaatataaaattatacatatcagtataaaaattattactccctccatttcaaaaagagtagtctagtttgacttgacagggtgtttaaaaattatagaagacttttgaatcttgtattcctaaagttaagttatgtcaaatatacaaaatttctctttaatcttgtggtcttaaatatgtcaCGTGAAAAGGTAAAACTAAAAtgttacaaaaagaaaaagaggtcactcttttttttttaaacagatGGAGTATaacatgactttttttttaagaattcaGCATAAAcatcttttcaaaaaaaaaaaaaatccaactaATCAAATAATAAAGAAGGTTTCATATTATCAATGCCTAATGTATAttctaactaactagaaaaatcaaagaattcttattttttttcccaaaaaccTTAATCCAGTTCTCTAACTTGTGAACCTCTAGTGTCATCCATGCTTTTTTGTAGCTGTAAAAGTTGTACGGTATAATGGTTCTTCTTATTCAAGGTCGTCTATTGAGACAGAgagatttttcttttcatgccaaattttttctttcagttGGAACTGAAGATTGGGGTGGAAAATTATTAAGAGTTACATCACTTTTGTAACCAACTAGATCTTCAACTCCATCAAGCGTGTGTGTATATCTATAACAAATATCAATACACCCAAAAAAtgttaatataaaaaaacacttataaaaattataaaaaaacttGTCAATTCAAAATGGAAAAATTTGATGTTTGATTGAGAAAATAGATGAAGAAAATTTATAGCGAGAGAAAACAAAGTCACACAAAGAGCAAGAAAAGCAACCAGCAGATATTTTAAACCATATTAAATAAGTCTATATGGTATTTAACATTTTCCTATAGATCTGATttgttcaaatattttaagatcCATTAagaagttttttcttttaaaaaaaaaaataaatgtacttAATGGATTGAATCTAAATGATTAAGATTCAGACCTAAAAAATCAAAGCacttaattagttaaatatgaATGATTAAAATTCAGACATTCATTTAGTGCAAATAAATAAGGCGTAACTGCCCATCTAATATTGAATGGAGGATCGCAAAATAAAGTACTTACAT
The DNA window shown above is from Solanum stenotomum isolate F172 chromosome 6, ASM1918654v1, whole genome shotgun sequence and carries:
- the LOC125868399 gene encoding 1-aminocyclopropane-1-carboxylate synthase 4-like, coding for MFIMNGFFLLVAKLQLCYQLLLLLPNFVRRNLLAIREVFLITSNVVLSELATNEQHGENSLYFEGWKAYDKDPFDLKDNPNGIIQLGLAENQLSVNMIEDWNKRNLQAFIFSITNQDHGLFECLINGIAKLMEKTRVGNVKFDAERIVLTAGATAASETLISCLADPGDAFLIPAPYYTGFDRDLCWRTGVQLVPISCNCSNNFKITIEALKEAYEKGQEEKIKIKGLILTNPSNPLGTVLDRDTLKKILIFTNKHSIHLVCDEIYAGTVFDAPRFVSIAEIIEDEGIYVNKNLVHIVSSLSKDMGLPGFRAGILYSFNDDVVNFARKRSNIGDLNETQHFLASMLSDDEFVQEFLTESGKRLRKRHEKFTSGLEKIGIKCLKSNAGLYCWVDLRSLLKEATLDAEVLLWKLIINNAKLNISPGSSFHCPEAGWFRICFANIDDQTVEIALQRIQILVDANNDINENGIVKNAQ